A stretch of Roseovarius sp. M141 DNA encodes these proteins:
- the lysA gene encoding diaminopimelate decarboxylase, with product MDHFLYKDGVLHAEDVPVAEIAAAVGTPFYVYSTATLERHYSLFNEALAGMDHLVCYAMKAASNIAILKTLARLGAGMDVVSGGEYMRAKAAGVPGERIVFSGVGKTRDEMRLALEGGIRQFNVESEPEMQALSDVAVGLGLRAPITVRVNPDVDAKTHAKIATGKSENKFGIPIARARAVYAHAARLPGLEVIGIDVHIGSQLTDLEPFRLAYQKVAELTEILRADGHDIRRLDLGGGLGIPYTRGNEAPPLPSQYGAMIKDTLGHLECEIEIEPGRLIVGNAGLMVSEIIYVKSGEGRDFLILDGAMNDLIRPAMYDAWHDIVPVVEPEPGAEQRPYDIVGPVCESGDTFARQRMMPSLKAGDLVAFRSAGAYGAVMASEYNTRPLIPEVLVNGQDFAVIRARPTFDEMINRDTIPEWL from the coding sequence GTGGATCATTTTCTGTACAAGGATGGCGTACTGCACGCCGAGGACGTGCCGGTCGCCGAGATTGCGGCAGCCGTGGGCACGCCGTTCTACGTTTATTCCACCGCCACGCTGGAGCGGCACTACAGCCTGTTCAACGAGGCGCTCGCCGGGATGGATCATCTGGTTTGCTACGCGATGAAAGCGGCCAGCAACATCGCCATTCTCAAGACGCTTGCGCGGCTGGGCGCCGGAATGGATGTGGTGTCGGGCGGCGAGTATATGCGCGCCAAGGCCGCAGGCGTGCCGGGTGAGCGGATTGTTTTTTCCGGCGTCGGCAAGACCCGCGATGAAATGCGTCTGGCGCTGGAGGGCGGCATTCGCCAGTTCAACGTCGAGAGCGAGCCCGAGATGCAGGCGCTGAGCGATGTGGCCGTCGGTCTGGGCCTGCGCGCGCCGATCACCGTGCGGGTGAACCCCGACGTGGACGCCAAGACCCATGCCAAGATCGCCACCGGCAAATCCGAGAACAAGTTCGGCATCCCGATTGCCCGCGCGCGCGCGGTCTACGCCCATGCCGCGCGCCTGCCCGGGCTGGAGGTGATCGGGATCGACGTCCATATCGGCAGCCAGCTGACCGATCTGGAGCCGTTTCGCCTGGCCTATCAGAAGGTCGCCGAGCTGACCGAAATCCTGCGCGCCGATGGCCATGACATAAGGCGGCTGGATCTGGGTGGTGGCCTTGGCATTCCCTACACGCGCGGGAACGAGGCGCCGCCGCTGCCCAGCCAGTATGGCGCGATGATCAAGGACACGCTGGGCCATCTGGAGTGCGAGATCGAGATCGAACCGGGGCGCCTGATCGTGGGCAATGCCGGCCTGATGGTGAGCGAGATCATCTATGTCAAATCGGGCGAGGGGCGCGATTTTCTGATTCTGGACGGCGCGATGAACGATCTGATCCGACCCGCCATGTATGACGCCTGGCATGATATCGTCCCGGTGGTGGAGCCCGAGCCGGGCGCCGAGCAGCGCCCCTATGACATCGTCGGCCCGGTCTGCGAAAGCGGCGACACATTTGCGCGCCAGCGCATGATGCCCAGCCTCAAGGCCGGCGATCTGGTCGCGTTCCGCAGCGCAGGCGCGTATGGCGCCGTGATGGCGAGCGAATACAACACCCGCCCGCTGATCCCCGAGGTGCTGGTCAATGGGCAGGACTTCGCCGTGATCCGGGCGCGACCGACCTTTGACGAAATGATAAATCGCGATACCATTCCAGAATGGCTCTAG